In Serinus canaria isolate serCan28SL12 chromosome 5, serCan2020, whole genome shotgun sequence, the following proteins share a genomic window:
- the POLR2L gene encoding DNA-directed RNA polymerases I, II, and III subunit RPABC5 codes for MIIPVRCFTCGKIVGNKWEAYLGLLQAEYTEGDALDALGLKRYCCRRMLLAHVDLIEKLLNYAPLEK; via the exons ATGATCATCCCGGTCAGGTGCTTCACGTGCGGCAAAATCGTGGGGAACAAGTGGGAAGCCTACCTTGGCCTTCTGCAGGCGGAGTACACGGAAGg AGATGCCCTGGATGCCCTTGGCTTGAAGAGATACTGCTGCCGCAGAATGCTCCTCGCCCATGTGGATCTGATTGAGAAGCTTTTGAATTATGCACCCCTGGAGAAATGA